TACTCTCCTCCGGTTTAAGGTCCGGATTACCGTAAGAGGCACTGTGGATTTGGCTCATGGTCGGTGCTTTAAAAGCGGTACCGTAGGAGGCAATGACGCGATAGCCCTCCACAAACTCCCACGCTGCGCTGGTTTGCCATGTTCCATGGTTACCAAAGTTGGAGTTGTCGTCATTACGCGCCGCCGCTTCAAGCGTCACGCTGCTGAACTGCTGCATCGCCGAAACAAACACGCCGGTATTGCGTTGCTCGTAACCTTTCTCCAGATAGCCCGTTCCAGCCTGGGTCTTCTGCTTTTGCCAGTCCAGACCTGCGCCAATGTTGCCGTGACCGACTTCTACGGTGTTGAGCCATTGGGTGGTGTACTGCTTCACGTCATCCATGGTGGCGGAATCAGCGTAACGCCCTTTCTTCGGATCATAGTTCTGATCTTTACTGCGACCGTAACCCGCCACCAGCTGTGACTGGAAAATCCCCTGGTTGTAACGCAGACCGGTATCCCAGTTCTGGCTGTAGAGCTGGCGAGTATCAGGTCGTCCATCCACCATAAAGTTGGCGTCGTAGTGATCGTAACCGTCATACGCGGTGCGGTTGTCATAACCAAAGCCACGGAAGAAGCCGCTCACGCTGTCGGTAATCTGCTGTTCCACGGAGCCGTACAGCGATTTACTCATAAAGCCATCGCGGTCAGGCTGGCGCGGCGCATCTTTTGCAGCGATGTCAAAACCCCGGGTATAGGTGTAGTTACCGGCCATGGTGATTTTGGTTTTATCCAGCACCTGCTGGAAGGCGCCATCATAGGTCTGATATCCCTTAGAGCCAACGCCCGCTGAGATTTCTGCACCCGGCTTATCACGTCCGGTAATGATGTTAATCACGCCACCAATCGCGTCGGAGCCATACAGGGCTGAACGCGGACCACGGATGTACTCAATACGCTGAATCAGCGAGGTCGGGATTTGGCTCAGATCGGGAACGTTGCTGATCCCGGCGTTATTCAAAGGAATACCGTCAACCAGCACCAGCACATGGCGAGATTCCGTTCCGCGAATAAAAGTCGAAGAGTTCGAACCCATTCCACCGCTTTGCGCGATATCCACACCAGGCAGACGTGACATGATTTCCACCACGCTCTTTGCCTGCCAGCGCTCAATGTCTTCACGCGTCACGACGGACGTCGGTGCCAGAACAGTTTTTGCCGGTTGTTCAAAACGATTTGCCGTCACCACCAACGAGTCGGCGCTGTCCTGCGCCCAGCCCGAAAATGCCGTGACGGACAACGCCGTCAACAGCGATACTTTTTTAATCATTGTTAAAGCATCCACAATATAAGAAGGATGCCGCAGGCCTCATCGATAGCACGCGATGATGAAACCAAATGCGACGTGATCCCGGCAGGTCTTCGGGCTAGGTGGCTATATAAGGATGAAGACTTCCCATTTACACAGTGTCTACAACGCTCATCCCGCCAGTCTTTACCGCTGCGCGTCAGCTCCAGATTTACACTGGATTCCCTTTTCACTCTCAGGAGACCGGAAACAGAATGCTACAATTAGACACGTATGGATGTCCAGACAGCTATTGGCCATTAAATCTGGACATCCCCTGAACAATGCCTACAATCGCCGCGTAATTCTTTATCACTCAGGACGCATCATGACCCCAGAACACCTCCCGACAGAACAGTACGACGCGCAGCTGGCAGAGAAAGTTGTCCGCCTGCAAAGTATGATGACGCCTTTCAACGCGCCCGTTCCCGAGGTGTTCCGCTCTCCTGTCAGCCACTACCGCATGCGCGCCGAGTTCCGCATCTGGCACGACGGTGACGACCTGTACCACATCATTTTCGATCAGCAGACAAAATCCCGTATCCGCGTGGACAGCTTTCCGGCGGCGAGCGAGCTCATTAACCAGTTAATGACGCTGATAATGGACGGTGTGCGTAACAATCCGGTACTGCGTAACAAGCTTTTCCAGATTGACTACCTGACCACGCAAAGCAATCAGGCGATTGTCTCTCTGCTGTATCACAAAGCGCTTAACGACGAGTGGCGCGAGCAGGCGGAAGCGCTACGCGATGCGCTGCGTGCGCAGAACATCAACGTTCACCTGATTGGCCGCGCGACCAAAACCAAAATCATGCTGGATCAGGACTACATCGACGAGCGCCTGCCGGTAGCGGGTAGAGAGATGGTTTACCGTCAGGTCGAGAACAGCTTCACCCAGCCGAACGCCGCGATGAACGTGCAGATGCTGGAGTGGGCGCTGAAGGCGACGGAAGGGTCAACGGGCGATCTGCTTGAGCTCTACTGCGGTAACGGCAACTTCTCGCTGGCGCTGGCGCGTAACTTCGATCGCGTGCTGGCAACGGAAATCGCCAAGCCGTCGGTGGCCGCCGCGCAGTACAACATTGCCGCTAACCATATCGACAACGTGCAGATCATTCGCATGGCCGCTGAAGAGTTTACCCAGGCCATGAACGGCGTTCGCCAGTTTAACCGCCTGGAAGGGATCGATCTGAAGAGCTACCAGTGTGAGACGATTTTTGTCGACCCGCCGCGCAGTGGCCTGGACAGCGAAACAGAGAAGATGGTGCAGGCGTACCCGCGTATTTTGTACATCTCCTGTAACCCGGAGACGCTGTGCAAGAATCTCGAAACATTAGGCCAGACGCACAATATTGAACGTCTGGCGCTGTTCGATCAGTTCCCGTATACGCACCATATGGAGTGCGGTGTACTGCTCACGGCGAAGTAATGTGGCCTTGTAGGGCAGGTAAGCGAAGCGCCACCTGCCAAAAAAGCCGGATGACGCTTCGCTTATCCGGCCTACAATGACAAAACCCTTTACTCTGGTAACTGGCTCTTACGGCTACGCATGCGCGAGCCAATCCAGAACACCAGCGCCACAGACAGTACCGCAGGGAAGAAGTTAGAGCCGATATCCGGATATTCCGCGCGAACCACGGTGCTGTACAGCAATACGCCCAGAATAAAGCAGGCGGCGGCCAGCCCCGGTAACCCCACCGGCATGGTGCGGTTCAGGTAACGTTGATGCAGGCAGTACACCGTCAGCACCAGCGCAATAAGCGGGAAAATCGAAAACGGCACGATTGAGCTAAAAATAGCGGCAAACGTACCATTAATGGATAAGCCAGCGATCAATGCCAGCAACAGCGTCCCTTTATCCTGACCTGACTGTTTCATTACTCACCTTCACTCTTCGGTTTGATGTGCCAGTTTCTCTTGTTCACGGCGATACCAGTAGTACGCGCCTTTGGAGATCATCCTGAGCTGTAATACCAGTCGCTCTTCGAGCTGCTTGCGTTGTTCAATGCTGACGTCCAGCGCTTCGGCACCCGCGCTGAATACAATCGTCACCATCGCCTCGGCCTGTGCTTCAGTAAACGCACGCGGCATATGGTTTTCGAGTTCAAGATAGTCGGCAAGTTCCGCGATGAAGTGCTGAATTTCGCGCGCGACGGCGGCACGAAACGCTGCCGATGTGCCCGAACGCTCGCGCAGAAGCAGACGAAACGCGTTGGGATTGTTGCCGATAAATTCCATAAAGGTCGATACGGAGGTGCGGATCACGCTGCCCCCTTTGGCGATACGCTGACGCGCCTGGCGCATCAGCTGACGCAGCATCAGGCCGCTCTCGTCGACCATGGTCAGGCCCAGTTCATCCACATCACGGAAGTGACGATAGAAGGACGTTGGCGCAATCCCGGCCTCGCGTGCGACTTCGCGCAGGCTCAAACTGGCAAAACTCCGCTCGGCACTCAGTTGACTGAATGCGGCTTCCACCAGCGAACGCCGGGTTTTCTCTTTTTGTTGTGCTCTTACGCCCATCACGATAGTTGAATCCTTCCAAAGGCCTGATGGCACTATACCAGAGAATAAAATTAATCTGTTTGCCTGGCTTTGTGAATGATTGTTTACGTGCGGTTTGTGCTCCACTGCCGGAAAAAAGCACAACGATAATTGGGTTACTCTGGCAATGATGTTATGATTCTGTTGCTTTTATGTATAA
The genomic region above belongs to Enterobacter pseudoroggenkampii and contains:
- the btuB gene encoding TonB-dependent vitamin B12 receptor BtuB; translated protein: MIKKVSLLTALSVTAFSGWAQDSADSLVVTANRFEQPAKTVLAPTSVVTREDIERWQAKSVVEIMSRLPGVDIAQSGGMGSNSSTFIRGTESRHVLVLVDGIPLNNAGISNVPDLSQIPTSLIQRIEYIRGPRSALYGSDAIGGVINIITGRDKPGAEISAGVGSKGYQTYDGAFQQVLDKTKITMAGNYTYTRGFDIAAKDAPRQPDRDGFMSKSLYGSVEQQITDSVSGFFRGFGYDNRTAYDGYDHYDANFMVDGRPDTRQLYSQNWDTGLRYNQGIFQSQLVAGYGRSKDQNYDPKKGRYADSATMDDVKQYTTQWLNTVEVGHGNIGAGLDWQKQKTQAGTGYLEKGYEQRNTGVFVSAMQQFSSVTLEAAARNDDNSNFGNHGTWQTSAAWEFVEGYRVIASYGTAFKAPTMSQIHSASYGNPDLKPEESKQWEGGFEGLTGPVNWRITGYRNDIDNLISSDPHTYRYYNVDEARIKGVEATAQFDTGPVGHQISYDYVDPRNAKTNEVLARRSKQQVKYQLDWQVWDLDWNLAYRYLGTRYDVAIDPDTYSSERVKMGGVSLWDVAVSYPVTSHLTVRGKIANLFDKDYETVYGYQTAGREYTLSGSYTF
- the trmA gene encoding tRNA (uridine(54)-C5)-methyltransferase TrmA, with product MTPEHLPTEQYDAQLAEKVVRLQSMMTPFNAPVPEVFRSPVSHYRMRAEFRIWHDGDDLYHIIFDQQTKSRIRVDSFPAASELINQLMTLIMDGVRNNPVLRNKLFQIDYLTTQSNQAIVSLLYHKALNDEWREQAEALRDALRAQNINVHLIGRATKTKIMLDQDYIDERLPVAGREMVYRQVENSFTQPNAAMNVQMLEWALKATEGSTGDLLELYCGNGNFSLALARNFDRVLATEIAKPSVAAAQYNIAANHIDNVQIIRMAAEEFTQAMNGVRQFNRLEGIDLKSYQCETIFVDPPRSGLDSETEKMVQAYPRILYISCNPETLCKNLETLGQTHNIERLALFDQFPYTHHMECGVLLTAK
- a CDS encoding YijD family membrane protein — encoded protein: MKQSGQDKGTLLLALIAGLSINGTFAAIFSSIVPFSIFPLIALVLTVYCLHQRYLNRTMPVGLPGLAAACFILGVLLYSTVVRAEYPDIGSNFFPAVLSVALVFWIGSRMRSRKSQLPE
- the fabR gene encoding HTH-type transcriptional repressor FabR: MMGVRAQQKEKTRRSLVEAAFSQLSAERSFASLSLREVAREAGIAPTSFYRHFRDVDELGLTMVDESGLMLRQLMRQARQRIAKGGSVIRTSVSTFMEFIGNNPNAFRLLLRERSGTSAAFRAAVAREIQHFIAELADYLELENHMPRAFTEAQAEAMVTIVFSAGAEALDVSIEQRKQLEERLVLQLRMISKGAYYWYRREQEKLAHQTEE